The following proteins come from a genomic window of Enterobacter sp. RHBSTW-00175:
- a CDS encoding IS110-like element IS4321 family transposase has product MENIALIGIDLGKNSFHIHCQDRRGKAVYRKKFTRPKLIEFLATCPATTIAMEACGGSHFMARKLEELGHSPKLISPQFVRPFVKSNKNDFVDAEAICEAASRPSMRFVQPRTESQQAMRALHRVRESLVQDKVKTTNQMHAFLLEFGISVPRGAAVISRLSTILEDNSLPLYLSQLLLKLQQHYHYLVEQIKDLESQLKRKLDEDEVGQRLLSIPCVGTLTASTISTEIGDGKQYASSRDFAAATGLVPRQYSTGGRTTLLGISKRGNKKIRTLLVQCARVFIQKLEHQSGKLADWVRDLLCRKSNFVVTCALANKLARIAWALTARQQTYVA; this is encoded by the coding sequence ATGGAAAACATTGCGCTCATTGGTATCGATCTGGGTAAAAACTCTTTCCATATTCATTGCCAGGATCGTCGCGGGAAGGCTGTTTACCGTAAAAAATTTACCCGGCCAAAGTTGATCGAATTTTTGGCGACATGCCCCGCTACAACCATCGCAATGGAAGCCTGTGGCGGTTCTCACTTTATGGCACGCAAGTTGGAAGAGTTGGGGCATTCCCCAAAGCTGATATCACCACAATTTGTCCGCCCGTTCGTTAAAAGCAATAAAAACGACTTTGTCGACGCCGAAGCTATTTGTGAAGCTGCATCGCGTCCGTCTATGCGTTTTGTGCAGCCCAGAACGGAATCTCAGCAGGCAATGCGGGCTCTGCATCGTGTCCGTGAATCCCTGGTTCAGGATAAGGTAAAAACAACCAATCAAATGCATGCTTTTCTGCTGGAATTTGGCATTAGCGTTCCCCGAGGAGCTGCCGTTATTAGCCGACTGAGTACCATTCTTGAGGATAATAGTTTGCCTCTTTACCTCAGCCAGTTATTGCTGAAATTACAACAGCATTATCACTATCTTGTTGAGCAGATTAAAGATTTGGAATCCCAGTTGAAACGAAAGTTGGACGAAGATGAGGTTGGACAGCGCTTGCTGAGCATTCCCTGCGTCGGAACACTGACAGCGAGTACTATTTCAACTGAGATTGGCGACGGGAAGCAGTACGCCAGCAGCCGTGACTTTGCGGCGGCAACAGGGCTTGTACCTCGGCAGTACAGCACGGGAGGTAGGACGACATTGCTGGGAATTAGTAAGCGAGGTAATAAAAAGATCCGAACTTTGTTGGTTCAATGTGCCAGGGTATTCATACAAAAACTGGAACACCAGTCTGGCAAATTGGCCGATTGGGTCAGGGATTTACTGTGCCGGAAAAGCAACTTTGTCGTCACTTGTGCTCTGGCAAACAAGCTGGCCAGAATAGCCTGGGCCCTAACGGCACGACAGCAAACTTATGTAGCATAA
- a CDS encoding IS630-like element ISEc33 family transposase: MPIIAPIPRGERRLMQKAIHKTRDKNHARRLTAMLMLHRGERVSDVARTLCCARSSVGRWINWFTHSGIEGLKSLPAGRSRRWPFEHICTLLRELIKHSPGDFGYQRSRWSTELLALKINEITGCQLHAGTVRRWLPSAGLVWRRAAPTLRIRDPHKDEKMAVIHKALDECSAEHPVFYEDEVDIHLNPKIGADWQLRGQQKRVVTPGQNEKYYLAGALHSGTGKVSYVGGNSKSSALFIALLKHLKATYRRAKTITLIVDNYIIHKSRETQRWLKANPKFRVIYQPVYSPWVNHVERLWQALHDTITRNHQCRSMWQLLKKVRHFMETASPFPGGKHGQAKV, translated from the coding sequence ATGCCGATCATAGCACCAATACCCCGTGGCGAACGACGCCTGATGCAGAAAGCTATTCATAAAACGCGCGATAAAAATCATGCCCGCAGACTCACGGCCATGCTGATGCTTCATCGGGGTGAACGGGTCAGCGATGTTGCCAGAACTCTCTGTTGTGCTCGTTCATCCGTTGGTCGCTGGATTAACTGGTTTACGCACTCAGGTATTGAAGGCCTGAAATCCTTACCCGCAGGGCGCTCCCGACGCTGGCCTTTTGAACATATCTGCACCCTGTTACGTGAGCTGATAAAGCATTCTCCCGGCGATTTTGGTTATCAACGTTCACGCTGGAGCACCGAATTACTGGCATTAAAAATCAATGAGATAACCGGTTGCCAGTTACATGCAGGAACCGTTCGCCGCTGGTTGCCATCTGCGGGGCTTGTATGGCGCAGGGCCGCGCCAACTCTGCGTATCCGTGACCCACATAAAGATGAAAAGATGGCGGTAATCCACAAAGCGCTGGATGAATGCAGCGCAGAGCATCCGGTATTTTATGAAGATGAAGTGGATATCCACCTTAATCCTAAAATCGGTGCGGACTGGCAGTTGCGCGGACAGCAGAAACGGGTAGTGACGCCGGGGCAGAACGAAAAATACTATCTGGCCGGCGCACTGCACAGTGGCACGGGTAAAGTCAGCTACGTGGGCGGCAACAGCAAAAGTTCAGCGCTGTTTATCGCTCTGCTGAAGCACCTGAAAGCCACTTACCGGCGGGCGAAAACAATCACGCTGATCGTTGATAACTACATTATCCATAAAAGCCGCGAAACACAGCGCTGGTTGAAAGCAAATCCCAAGTTCAGGGTAATTTACCAGCCGGTTTACTCGCCGTGGGTGAATCATGTGGAACGGCTATGGCAGGCACTTCATGACACGATAACCCGTAATCATCAGTGCCGCTCAATGTGGCAGTTACTGAAAAAGGTCCGCCATTTTATGGAAACCGCCAGCCCATTCCCCGGAGGAAAACATGGTCAGGCAAAAGTGTAG
- a CDS encoding LysR family transcriptional regulator, producing the protein MELNQVSYFINLAETLNFTAAARLSGVSQPSLTRAIRRLEDELGGPLIYRDGKNSRLTGLGHDVEAEFRRMVVAMKSVRNHSEHWAMGGHRVLDVAVAPTVGPKEFTAFFESALAEMPSIEIKLHSLQSNEDTSEVLSGKYHACIMPRETRPERKLDVHPLFRERFVLGCSANHPLAANEIVRGEDLLEFPFVDRLKCEFRDRILDHFARRDLLMRPRFRSDREDWVQRVVADGHAICILPERSPTVQGLVTRPIDGFVLEREVVIATVSGSTATVEIRNIAQLAARYEWN; encoded by the coding sequence ATGGAACTCAATCAAGTCAGCTATTTCATCAACTTGGCCGAGACGCTGAATTTCACAGCGGCCGCTCGCTTGAGCGGTGTGTCACAGCCAAGTCTGACCCGCGCGATCCGCCGCTTGGAAGATGAGCTTGGCGGGCCGCTGATCTATCGCGACGGGAAGAACAGCCGCCTGACTGGCCTTGGCCATGACGTCGAGGCAGAATTCCGGCGCATGGTGGTCGCGATGAAGAGCGTTCGCAATCACTCGGAGCACTGGGCGATGGGGGGGCACCGCGTGCTGGATGTCGCCGTCGCGCCCACCGTCGGACCAAAGGAATTTACGGCATTCTTCGAGAGCGCATTGGCGGAGATGCCATCCATCGAAATCAAGCTGCACTCGCTCCAGTCGAACGAGGACACATCGGAGGTGCTTTCAGGAAAATACCACGCGTGCATCATGCCGCGTGAAACAAGACCGGAACGCAAGCTGGATGTGCATCCTCTATTTCGGGAGCGCTTCGTGCTCGGCTGTTCTGCAAACCATCCCTTGGCTGCCAACGAGATCGTGCGCGGCGAAGACCTGCTCGAGTTTCCTTTCGTCGATCGCCTGAAATGCGAGTTTCGCGATCGGATCCTCGATCACTTCGCGCGACGGGACTTGCTCATGCGACCTCGCTTTCGATCAGATCGCGAGGACTGGGTGCAACGGGTCGTCGCTGACGGCCACGCCATATGCATTCTTCCGGAACGATCGCCGACCGTGCAAGGCCTCGTCACTCGGCCGATCGACGGATTTGTCTTGGAGCGCGAAGTCGTGATCGCGACAGTATCCGGCTCCACGGCAACGGTCGAGATACGGAACATCGCGCAGCTGGCAGCCCGGTATGAGTGGAACTGA
- the msrB gene encoding peptide-methionine (R)-S-oxide reductase MsrB yields MKFEKSQAAVDRLTPEQRRITQDSGTERPFTGEHNDNKEPGIYVDIVSGEPLFASTDKFDSGTGWPSFTKPIVPANVNEVRDSAHGMVRTEVRSVHADSHLGHVFPDGPSDRGGLRYCINSASLRFIPRDEMESEGYGEYLDQVEEA; encoded by the coding sequence ATGAAGTTTGAGAAGTCACAGGCAGCAGTTGACCGCCTGACCCCCGAGCAACGCCGGATTACCCAGGATTCGGGGACCGAAAGGCCCTTCACGGGTGAGCACAACGACAACAAGGAGCCTGGCATCTACGTCGACATAGTGTCGGGAGAGCCGCTGTTCGCTTCAACGGACAAGTTCGATTCGGGTACTGGCTGGCCCAGCTTCACCAAGCCGATCGTTCCGGCAAACGTGAACGAGGTGCGGGACAGTGCACACGGCATGGTCCGGACGGAGGTCAGGTCGGTACACGCCGACAGCCATCTGGGCCACGTTTTCCCGGACGGTCCTTCCGACCGCGGCGGTCTGCGCTACTGCATCAACTCTGCGTCCCTTCGCTTCATCCCGCGCGACGAGATGGAGTCCGAGGGATACGGTGAATATCTCGATCAAGTAGAGGAGGCTTAA
- a CDS encoding Tn3-like element ISPa38 family transposase, translating to MPRRSILSAAERESLLALPDTKDELIRHYTFSESDLSIIRQRRGPANRLGFAVQLCYLRFPGVILGADEPPFPPLLRLVANQLKVGIESWDEYGQREQTRREHLVELQTVFGFQPFTIGHYRQAVQLLTELAMQTDKGIVLARALIEHLRRQSVIVPALNAVERASAEAITRANRRLYDALAEPLTDVHRRRLDDLLKRRDNGKTTWLAWLRQSPVKPNSRHMLEHIERLKAWQALDLPSGIERLVHQNRLLKIAREGGQMTPADLAKFEPQRRYATLVALAIEGMATVTDEIIDLHDRILGKLFNAAKNKHQQQFQASGKAINAKVRLFGRIGQALIEAKQAGRDPFAAIEAVMSWDAFAESVTEAQRLAQPEDFDFLHRIGESYATLRRYAPEFLDVLKLRAAPAAKDVLDAIEVLRSMNSDNARKVPTDAPTEFIKPRWQKLVMTDTGIDRRYYELCALSELKNALRSGDIWVQGSRQFKDFEDYLVPPAKFASLKQASELPLAVATDCDQYLHDRLTLLETQLATVNRMALANELPDAIITESGLKITPLDAAVPDTAQALIDQTAMILPHVKITELLLEVDEWTGFTRHFAHLKSGDLAKDKNLLLTTILADAINLGLTKMAESCPGTTYAKLAWLQAWHIRDETYGAALAELVNAQFRHPFAGHWGDGTTSSSDGQNFRTGSKAESTGHINPKYGSSPGRTFYTHISDQYAPFHTKVVNVGVRDSTYVLDGLLYHESDLRIEEHYTDTAGFTDHVFALMHLLGFRFAPRIRDLGDTKLYIPKGDATYEALKPMIGGTLNIKHVRAHWDEILRMATSIKQGTATASLMLRKLGSYPRQNGLAVALRELGRIERTLFILDWLQSVELRRRVHAGLNKGEARNALARAVFFNRLGEIRDRSFEQQRYRASGLNLVTAAIVLWNTVYLERAANALRGHGQAVDDGLLQYLSPLGWEHINLTGDYLWRSSAKIGAGKFRPLRPLQPA from the coding sequence ATGCCCCGCCGTTCGATCCTCTCCGCCGCCGAGCGCGAAAGCCTGCTGGCGTTGCCGGACACCAAGGATGAGTTGATCCGTCACTACACGTTCAGCGAAAGCGACCTCTCCATCATCCGGCAGCGGCGCGGCCCGGCCAATCGGCTGGGCTTCGCGGTGCAGCTCTGCTACCTGCGCTTTCCCGGCGTCATCCTTGGCGCTGATGAGCCACCGTTCCCGCCATTGCTGAGACTGGTCGCCAACCAGCTCAAGGTCGGCATCGAAAGCTGGGACGAGTACGGGCAGCGTGAGCAGACCCGACGCGAGCACCTGGTCGAGCTGCAAACGGTGTTCGGCTTCCAGCCGTTCACGATTGGCCACTACCGGCAGGCTGTCCAGTTGCTGACCGAGCTGGCCATGCAAACCGACAAGGGCATCGTGCTGGCCAGAGCCTTGATCGAGCACCTGCGGCGGCAGTCGGTCATTGTGCCCGCCCTCAACGCCGTCGAGCGGGCGAGCGCCGAAGCGATTACCCGCGCCAACCGGCGTCTCTACGACGCCTTGGCTGAGCCGCTGACGGACGTGCATCGCCGTCGCCTCGACGATCTGCTCAAGCGCCGCGACAACGGCAAGACGACGTGGCTGGCCTGGCTGCGGCAATCCCCGGTCAAACCGAACTCGCGGCACATGCTGGAACACATCGAACGCCTCAAGGCGTGGCAGGCGCTCGACCTGCCCTCCGGCATCGAGCGGCTGGTTCACCAGAACCGGCTGCTCAAGATCGCCCGCGAGGGCGGCCAGATGACGCCCGCCGACCTGGCGAAGTTCGAGCCGCAGCGGCGTTACGCGACCCTGGTGGCGCTCGCCATCGAGGGCATGGCCACCGTCACCGACGAAATCATCGACCTGCATGACCGCATCCTGGGCAAGCTGTTCAATGCCGCCAAGAACAAGCATCAGCAGCAGTTCCAGGCATCCGGCAAGGCGATCAATGCCAAGGTGCGGCTGTTCGGGCGCATCGGCCAGGCGCTGATCGAGGCCAAGCAAGCGGGCCGCGATCCGTTCGCCGCCATCGAGGCCGTCATGTCCTGGGATGCTTTCGCCGAGAGCGTCACCGAAGCGCAGCGGCTCGCGCAACCCGAGGACTTCGATTTCCTGCACCGCATCGGCGAGAGCTACGCCACGCTGCGCCGCTACGCGCCGGAATTTCTCGACGTGCTCAAGTTGCGGGCCGCGCCCGCCGCCAAGGACGTACTCGACGCCATCGAGGTGCTGCGCAGCATGAACAGCGACAACGCCCGCAAGGTGCCCACCGACGCGCCGACCGAGTTCATCAAGCCGCGCTGGCAGAAGCTGGTGATGACCGACACCGGCATCGACCGGCGCTACTACGAACTGTGCGCGCTGTCGGAGCTGAAGAACGCGCTGCGCTCCGGCGACATCTGGGTGCAAGGCTCGCGCCAGTTCAAGGACTTCGAGGACTACCTGGTGCCGCCCGCGAAATTCGCCAGCCTCAAGCAGGCCAGCGAATTGCCGCTGGCCGTGGCCACCGATTGCGACCAGTACCTGCATGACCGGCTGACGCTGCTGGAAACGCAGCTCGCCACCGTCAACCGCATGGCGCTGGCCAACGAGCTGCCGGACGCCATCATCACGGAGTCGGGCCTGAAGATCACGCCGCTCGATGCGGCGGTGCCCGATACCGCACAGGCCCTGATCGACCAGACGGCGATGATCCTACCGCACGTCAAGATCACCGAATTGCTGCTGGAGGTAGACGAATGGACGGGCTTCACCCGGCACTTCGCCCACCTGAAGTCAGGCGACCTGGCCAAGGACAAAAACCTGTTGCTGACCACGATCCTCGCCGACGCGATCAACCTGGGCCTGACCAAGATGGCGGAATCGTGCCCCGGCACGACCTACGCCAAGCTGGCCTGGCTGCAAGCCTGGCACATCCGCGACGAAACCTACGGGGCGGCACTGGCCGAGCTGGTCAACGCGCAGTTCCGACATCCCTTCGCCGGGCATTGGGGCGACGGCACCACGTCATCGTCGGACGGCCAGAACTTCCGCACCGGCAGCAAGGCCGAGAGCACCGGCCACATCAATCCGAAATACGGCAGCAGCCCAGGGCGGACGTTCTACACCCATATCTCCGACCAGTACGCGCCGTTCCACACCAAGGTCGTGAACGTCGGCGTGCGCGACTCGACCTACGTGCTCGACGGCCTGCTGTATCACGAATCCGACCTGCGGATCGAGGAGCACTACACCGACACGGCAGGGTTCACGGACCACGTCTTCGCGTTGATGCACCTGCTGGGCTTCCGCTTCGCCCCGCGCATTCGTGACCTGGGCGACACCAAGCTCTACATCCCGAAGGGCGATGCCACCTACGAGGCGTTGAAACCGATGATCGGCGGCACGCTCAACATCAAGCACGTCCGCGCCCATTGGGATGAAATCCTGCGGATGGCCACCTCGATCAAGCAGGGCACGGCGACGGCCTCGCTGATGCTCAGGAAGCTTGGCAGCTACCCGCGCCAGAACGGCCTGGCCGTCGCCCTGCGTGAGCTGGGACGCATCGAGCGCACACTGTTCATCCTGGACTGGCTGCAAAGCGTCGAGCTGCGCCGCCGCGTGCATGCCGGGCTGAACAAAGGCGAGGCGCGCAACGCGCTGGCCCGCGCCGTGTTCTTCAACCGCCTGGGGGAAATCCGCGACCGCAGCTTCGAGCAGCAGCGCTACCGGGCCAGCGGCCTCAACCTGGTGACGGCGGCCATCGTGCTATGGAACACGGTCTATCTGGAGCGGGCCGCGAACGCCTTGCGTGGCCACGGTCAAGCCGTCGATGACGGCCTGTTGCAGTACCTGTCGCCGCTCGGCTGGGAGCACATCAACCTGACCGGCGATTACCTCTGGCGCAGCAGCGCCAAGATCGGCGCGGGCAAGTTCAGGCCGCTACGGCCGCTGCAACCGGCTTAG
- a CDS encoding recombinase family protein, with protein MLIGYARVSTQDQNLELQREALSKAGCKKVFEDKVSGTRADRPGLAKTLEMLREGDTLVVWKLDRLGRSVKQLVDLVGDLHKHGVQFRSLTDSIDTGTPSGRFFFHVMASLAEMERELTVERTRAGLEVAKQLGRKGGRKPKMTDSKIESAKKLLASGVPPKDVAKNLGVSIPTLYRWVPASTHA; from the coding sequence ATGTTGATTGGCTATGCGCGCGTCTCGACGCAGGATCAGAACCTGGAGCTGCAACGCGAAGCCTTGAGCAAGGCCGGATGTAAAAAGGTCTTCGAGGACAAGGTGAGTGGCACGCGGGCAGACCGGCCTGGCTTGGCCAAGACGCTCGAAATGCTGCGCGAAGGCGATACTTTGGTCGTCTGGAAGCTCGACCGGCTGGGCCGGTCGGTCAAGCAACTGGTCGATCTGGTCGGCGATCTGCACAAGCACGGTGTCCAGTTCAGGAGCCTCACCGACTCCATCGACACCGGCACACCATCCGGGCGGTTCTTCTTCCACGTCATGGCGAGCCTTGCCGAAATGGAGCGCGAGCTGACCGTCGAGCGCACCCGCGCCGGGCTGGAAGTCGCCAAGCAGCTCGGCCGCAAAGGCGGCCGCAAGCCGAAGATGACCGACAGCAAGATCGAGTCGGCCAAGAAGCTGCTGGCCAGCGGGGTGCCGCCCAAGGACGTGGCCAAGAACCTCGGCGTGTCCATTCCGACGCTGTACCGCTGGGTGCCAGCCTCCACGCACGCTTAG
- a CDS encoding RidA family protein, with amino-acid sequence MTTPSFFITPGYGTRLHDALHYSQAMRIGDRVEISGQGGWNDDLVIPESIEEEIEQAFKNVERTLATAGARWPHVVHVNSYHVGGFPPVINETMAKLYRHYMPDRAPIWTQLGIEALGLPTMRIEIRVTAIIA; translated from the coding sequence ATGACAACACCTTCATTCTTCATCACCCCCGGATACGGGACGCGCCTGCATGACGCGCTTCATTATTCTCAGGCAATGCGCATTGGTGACCGCGTGGAGATCTCCGGACAGGGCGGATGGAACGACGATCTCGTCATTCCGGAGTCGATTGAGGAAGAGATCGAGCAGGCGTTCAAGAACGTGGAACGGACGCTCGCGACCGCCGGAGCACGCTGGCCGCATGTGGTCCACGTCAATTCCTATCACGTCGGTGGATTCCCTCCCGTGATCAACGAAACAATGGCCAAGCTGTATCGCCACTACATGCCCGACCGCGCTCCAATCTGGACGCAGTTGGGAATCGAAGCGCTGGGGCTTCCAACCATGCGTATCGAAATTCGCGTAACAGCTATCATCGCCTGA
- a CDS encoding cupin domain-containing protein, producing the protein MTVESRIFSVAEYVQPSEGEPIRSVVLETRDSIIVVWHVHPGQEIAAHIHPHGQDTWTVLSGMADYFQGNGIVRALREGEIAVARPGQVHGARNTGTEPFVLVSVVASANAGFVLAER; encoded by the coding sequence ATGACTGTTGAATCGAGAATATTTTCTGTAGCCGAGTATGTTCAGCCGTCCGAAGGCGAGCCTATTCGTTCCGTTGTGCTTGAAACCCGAGACTCAATTATCGTGGTTTGGCATGTCCATCCCGGGCAGGAAATTGCGGCTCACATTCATCCTCACGGCCAAGACACGTGGACTGTTTTGTCGGGAATGGCTGATTACTTTCAGGGCAATGGGATTGTTCGTGCCCTCAGGGAAGGTGAGATAGCCGTGGCAAGACCGGGCCAAGTGCACGGGGCGCGAAATACAGGTACCGAGCCATTTGTGTTAGTCTCGGTTGTGGCATCAGCCAATGCCGGTTTCGTATTGGCTGAGCGATAG
- a CDS encoding magnesium and cobalt transport protein CorA has product MTIIAAYYYNEGKRVREIRLDEHVELNENRSGFCWIALSEPTADELSAIQTTYNLHPLAIDNAMHPLCPPKLEVYNDELYVVAQTAELVGDRISYGKMAIFTGHNHLITVRHGNAGALGKLREQLEASPTQFGKGVDYVLHAILHRVVDQYLPIFEMIEDDVLAMERRSLHDFLEPEEVARIFELRSELTRFQRTLGAMAELVRKLVRGHFPCISAEMTPYFHDVADHVHRVQSMVDGLLLVLSTVFEASSLLEAQRIGVVTRQLAAWAAILAVPTAIAGIYGMNFKHMPELDTPYGYFVVLGVIAVFCLLLFMRFKKAKWL; this is encoded by the coding sequence ATGACCATTATCGCCGCATATTATTACAACGAAGGTAAGCGAGTCCGTGAAATCAGGCTCGATGAGCACGTCGAACTAAACGAGAATCGCTCGGGCTTCTGCTGGATCGCGCTTAGCGAGCCCACCGCAGACGAACTCAGCGCGATCCAGACGACGTATAACCTCCATCCTTTGGCGATCGACAACGCCATGCACCCGCTGTGCCCGCCCAAGCTCGAGGTCTACAACGATGAGTTGTACGTCGTCGCCCAGACCGCCGAGCTGGTCGGCGACCGGATCAGCTACGGCAAGATGGCGATCTTCACCGGTCACAATCACCTTATCACCGTGCGGCACGGCAATGCCGGAGCGCTGGGCAAACTTCGGGAGCAACTCGAGGCATCGCCGACGCAGTTCGGCAAGGGTGTCGACTATGTGCTGCACGCGATCTTGCACCGAGTGGTCGACCAGTATCTGCCCATCTTCGAAATGATCGAGGACGACGTCCTGGCGATGGAGCGACGGTCGCTGCACGATTTCCTCGAGCCAGAAGAGGTGGCGCGAATCTTCGAACTAAGGTCCGAACTCACGCGGTTCCAGCGCACGCTCGGGGCTATGGCCGAGCTGGTGCGAAAGCTCGTTCGCGGCCACTTTCCCTGCATCAGCGCCGAAATGACACCATATTTCCACGACGTCGCGGACCATGTCCACCGCGTGCAGTCCATGGTCGACGGCCTCCTGCTTGTCCTGTCCACGGTCTTCGAGGCCAGCAGCCTTCTGGAAGCGCAAAGGATCGGTGTGGTCACTCGCCAGCTCGCGGCCTGGGCGGCGATCTTGGCGGTCCCGACGGCGATCGCCGGAATATATGGCATGAACTTCAAGCACATGCCGGAACTGGACACGCCATATGGCTACTTCGTCGTGCTCGGAGTGATAGCGGTGTTCTGCCTTCTCCTATTCATGCGCTTCAAGAAGGCCAAGTGGCTATGA
- the msrA gene encoding peptide-methionine (S)-S-oxide reductase MsrA, whose translation MHQRAVLAGGCFWGMQDLIRKRPGIISTRVGYTGGDIPNATYRNHGTHAEGIEIVFDPTVTSYRHILEFFFQIHDPTTLNRQGNDRGLSYRSGIYYVDEEQKRVAEDTIADVDASGLWDGKVVTEVQPVGEFWEAEPDHQDYLEKRPGGYTCHFVRPDWVLPKRHEAGDVSPAAGAAAE comes from the coding sequence ATGCATCAGCGCGCTGTTCTCGCAGGAGGATGTTTCTGGGGCATGCAGGATCTGATCCGCAAGCGGCCCGGCATCATCTCGACCCGTGTGGGTTACACGGGCGGCGATATTCCGAACGCCACGTATCGTAATCACGGCACGCATGCCGAGGGGATCGAGATTGTCTTCGACCCGACAGTGACGAGCTACCGGCACATCCTGGAATTCTTCTTCCAGATCCACGATCCGACGACGCTGAACCGCCAGGGCAATGATCGTGGGCTCTCCTACCGGTCGGGCATCTATTATGTCGACGAGGAGCAGAAGCGCGTCGCCGAGGATACGATCGCCGATGTGGATGCCTCGGGGCTGTGGGATGGCAAAGTGGTGACCGAGGTCCAGCCGGTCGGCGAGTTCTGGGAGGCCGAGCCCGATCACCAGGATTATCTGGAGAAGCGGCCGGGCGGCTACACCTGCCACTTCGTCCGTCCCGACTGGGTTCTTCCAAAGCGGCATGAGGCCGGCGATGTGAGCCCTGCGGCCGGGGCTGCAGCGGAATAG
- a CDS encoding nucleotidyltransferase family protein, which translates to MRPSVVLDMKRSAVREAVGRFRAANPRVFGSVLHGTDRDGSDLDLLVDALPGATLLDLGDLEEELKSLLGVDVDLLTPGDLPPKFRAKVLAEAQPI; encoded by the coding sequence ATGCGACCGTCTGTTGTGCTTGACATGAAGCGAAGCGCAGTGCGTGAAGCGGTAGGCCGCTTTCGCGCCGCGAACCCGCGCGTCTTCGGCTCGGTGCTGCATGGCACCGACCGGGATGGCAGCGACCTCGACCTGTTGGTCGATGCGCTGCCCGGTGCCACGTTGTTGGACTTGGGCGATTTGGAAGAAGAACTGAAATCGCTGCTCGGCGTTGACGTCGATCTGCTGACTCCCGGCGACCTGCCGCCGAAGTTCCGGGCCAAGGTGCTCGCGGAGGCGCAACCGATATGA
- a CDS encoding DUF86 domain-containing protein: MSENRLPDYLDHIQQAATDARSFVEGMAKDDFLADKRTQQAVIMSLIVIGEAATKVMDGYVEFTQAHADVPWRSMRNMRNRMAHGYFDINLDVVWETVQEWLPALLQQLPAVRQDADDEDRNDNCERGISDDC; this comes from the coding sequence ATGAGCGAGAACCGCCTGCCCGATTACCTCGACCACATTCAGCAGGCCGCAACCGATGCGCGCAGCTTCGTGGAAGGGATGGCCAAGGACGACTTCTTGGCCGACAAGCGCACCCAGCAGGCCGTCATCATGAGCCTGATCGTCATCGGCGAGGCGGCCACAAAGGTGATGGATGGCTACGTCGAGTTCACCCAGGCGCATGCCGACGTGCCGTGGCGCAGCATGCGCAATATGCGTAATCGCATGGCTCACGGCTATTTCGACATCAACCTCGATGTGGTGTGGGAGACGGTACAGGAATGGCTGCCGGCGTTGCTCCAGCAATTGCCCGCCGTGCGTCAGGATGCCGACGATGAAGACCGTAACGACAACTGTGAAAGAGGGATCTCCGATGACTGTTGA